GTCATTTATGGCGAGGATGGTAAAAAGATCTGGGCGCTGCGCAAAGCCGGGCTTGGCCTGTTGGGCAACATGCCGGGTGACGAAAAAGCCGTGGCTGTAATTGAAGATACGGCGGTTGATGTCTACGATTTGCCCGACTACATCCGGGATTTCAACGAAATTCTGCACAAATACGGTATGTCGTCGGTGCATTACGCCCATGCCGGTTCCGGTGAGCTGCACCTGCGGCCGATCATCAACCTGAAAACGGAAGAAGGCCACCAGCAATACCGGGTCATTGCGGAAGAGATTGCCAGGCTGGTTAAAAAATACGACGGTTCCCTGTCCGGGGAGCACGGCGACGGCCGGCTGCGGGGTGAGTTTATCCCGCTGATGGTGGGGCCGAAGAACTACGAACTGATGCGCGACATCAAGCAGACCTGGGACCCGTACGGTATCTTTAACCCCGGGAAAATCGTTGAAACCCCGCCGATGGACACGTTTCTGCGTTACCAGGCCGGGCAGCAAACGCCCGAGTTCAAAACGTTTTTCCGGTTTCATGATCAGACCATCCTGCAACACGCCGAGCAGTGCAACGGCTCCGGTGATTGCCGCAAGACCCAGCTGTCGGGCGGAACCATGTGTCCCAGCTACATGGCGACCCGTAACGAAAAAGAAACAACGCGGGGGCGGGCCAACATTCTGCGGGAAATGCTGACGCTCTCGCCGAAGGAAAACCGCTTCGATAATAAGGAAATCAAGGAGGTTTATGACCTCTGCCTGGCCTGTAAAGGTTGCAAAGCCGAATGTCCGTCGAACGTCGACGTGGCCAAGCTCAAAATGGAATTTCTGCAGCACTACCAGGACGCCAACGGAGTGCCCGTCCGCAGTCGGCTGGTGGCCAACTTTGCCAGCTTGTCCGGGGTGGCATCGTGGGTTCCGTGGGCTTACAATGCTGTCTTAGGAACTGAATCGCTTCGGCGGGTGGCCAACCGCGTCATCGGTTTTCACCCCGACCGAACCATGCCGCTGCTCCATTCGACCACGTTACGGAAATGGGTGAAGAACCTTGAGCAGAAAGTGGCGGTTCCAGACGGGAAGGCCCATCCCACCAAAGTTTACCTTTTCTGCGATGAGTTTACCAACTATAACGACGTAGAAGTGGGTAAAAAAGCCGTTCTGTTGCTGAGGAAACTCGGTTATGAGGTTATTATGCCGGAACACGGCGAAAGTGGTCGGGCGGCTTTGTCGAAGGGCTTGCTGCGGCAGGCCAAACGGTTGGCGGAAAAAAACGTCCGGATGCTGAAAGACTTTATCACGACGGAAACCCCGCTGGTGGGGATCGAACCGTCGGCCATTCTGACATTCCGGGACGAATACCCCGACCTGGTTGATGAGTCGCTGCTGGCGGATGCCCGTCGGATTGCCGAAAGCGCTCTGACGTTTGAAGAGTTCATGGCCCGGGAGATCGACAAGGGCGCCATTCCCAAAAGCGCCTTCACGACCGAAAAGCGGTTGATCAAGCTGCACGGTCACTGCCAGCAGAAAGCCGTCTCGTCGCTGGTACCGTCGAAGAAAATGCTGTCGCTGCCCGAAAACTACACGGTTCAGCTCATTCCGTCGGGGTGCTGCGGCATGGCTGGGTCGTTTGGCTACGAAGCCGAGCACTATGATGTTTCGATGAAAATCGGGGAGCTGGTGTTGTTCCCCACGGTCCGGCAGCAGGCCGATGACGTCATTATTGCCGCAGCCGGAACCAGTTGCCGACACCAGATCAAAGACGGCACCGGGCGCAAGGCTCAACATCCGGCAGAAATCCTTTACGAAGCGTTAGTAACCAACGAATGAGAAACGGACAGATCAGGCCGCTGGCGGGTATTTTGCTGATGATCGGTTCGGGATTGGCGCTGACGCACAACCTGCCGCTACGGTATGATGTAACCTTCGGGGACGAGATGACGTACCTCGCTTCCGGCCTGACCTACACATTTCCACCGGACCCGTATCTGGCGCAGTGGGGTTCGTTCTACGCAGCCTGGCTGAAGCTGTTGCAGGTTGTCGCGAACGATCCCCTTGACCTGTTTTATCTCAACTGGCGGCTGCTGGTCATCCTGACGGGGGTACTGTTGTTCTTGTTCCTCTACCTGCGAAAATCCGGGTTTATCGTTAGTTTGTTCTGTGCGCTCTGTTTCCAGTTTTCCGCTCTGAACGTACAACTGGACCCTCGCATTTCGGCGTTCACGCTCTGTCTGATTCTAACGGGCTTGTGCATTATTCAGGCGCGGGATTGGTCGGCCCGAAACGTATTGCTGGTGACGGCGTTGACGGCGTTGGTGTGTGCCTACGTCCGGCCGGAGTTTTACGTAACCATGCTAATCGCGCTCGGGCTGGCCGTTGGTACATTTTTTGTCCCCCGGTTTCGCAGTGGCGATTTTTCATTGCGTGCGCTCTCGGGTGTTTTGGGCGTTGGTGCGCTGGTTATCGTGCTGTTTCTTCTGTTTGGCTATCCGCTGGCGGACAGGAGTCAGGGCAGCAACCGGAGCTTTGACGCCTTCGTGCAGCATTTTAGCATCAATTACAACACCTGGCACAATCGCCCGACTGATATTCCGATTATTGACCAGTTTAAACTGATCACGGAAGTTTTTGGTCCCGATGTCAAGTCGATGGGGGAGGCTTTCCGGGTTCATCCCGATCTGGTGATCCGTCACTTCTGGACAAACATCGTCAACACCATCAAAGCGGAATTCCGGGTTTTGGGCAGTTTATTTTTCGAAACGCCTTTAATGCACCTCAATTCGCCCTACCGGAAATGGATACTGGCGGCTTTGTTGGTTGGAACCGTTTTCGGTCTGATTGATTTGCGGGGAACATTCCGGCAACTGGCCCAAAAACGCCCTCGATTCACCAGCAAAGAGCTGGCCTTTTTGATTTTACTCCTGCCCTCGCTGGGGTCCGTCGTATTGGTTTTTCCGCGATCGCATTATTTGTACTTCCACGCCGTCGGGCTAATTACTATCGTAGCTTTTCTACTGAGCCGGATCAAATTACGGAGAGAGCCGTCGCCGGTCTGGGTGGGCGGTTTGACCAGCCTCATGCTGGTTTGGGTGATCTACCAGACTACGCAGATGCAACGGGAAACGCAACCAACGCCCACGGCCGACAACATCCGGTTCATCCGCTCCCTTTCGATTAACGGTACGGTTTCGTCGCTGGAACGGGAATGGTACCGGGTGTTTTTGTACAATCGGGAACAGCCGCCCCGCTGGATCCGGGTGGAAGATTACCAACCCAATACCGATTTTGGACGTTTTCTGAAAGAGCAAAACGTCAACTTCATTCTAATGACCGGAGACATGCAACGGTATTTTGCCAGCGACCGCGGTTTTAAAGCTTTTCTTTCGGAAGGCGTAACCGACGGTTTTTTGCAGTTGAAGGCGCCCGAACCGGGAAGCTACCTGCTGATTCGGCCGGAATTATTGTCGAAGCAGGCAGATGTCACGTCGCTCTCGGGCCGGTAAAATGGTAAAAGTCCTGAAAGCAATACTGGTGGTGTTCATGGTTGTTACCTGGCTAACAACCGGCGTGGTATTTTTTCTTACAGCAAGCCGCTGGGGGAGAATGGCAACGATTGGCAGCGGAATAAGCGTTAATATTTTGTTGGCCGTTGCCTACAGTTGCCTCGGGCAACGGCCCGGCAGCCTGCGCGACTGGTTTAAAATGTAGGATACAACAAGTCGAATACGCCGTTTAAAACGTTATAGTTAAAGAGTATCAATAAGCACCTTCATGAATAAACTCCTTTTTTTTATTAGTGTCCTTTTGTCGTTGGTGGAAGTTCGGGCGCAGTCCAAAAGCACATCCAGCTACGACCCGCACGAACTTTTCCATCCACTGTTTAATATGCAGCCGGGTAACGACTACCGGGCAAGCAGTGGCGCTCCCGGTCCCCGTTACTGGCAAAACCGGGCCGATTACAAAATCAACGCCCGTCTGGACGAAGAAAAGAACGTCTTGACCGGAGACGTTGAGATTACGTATAAAAACAACAGCCCCGAAGCCTTGTCGTTTTTGTGGCTGCAACTGGATCAGAACGCTTTTTCCGACACGTCCCGGGCGGCCAAAACCACGCCGGTGCGTGGGGGGCGTTACGGAAATTCGGGCTTTTCCGGCGGGTTCGAAATTCAGTCGGTCACGGTTGACCAGGGCAAAGGCAAGGCCGTTGATTACCTGATTACCGACACGCGGATGCAGGTGCGGCTGGCCGAACCGTTGAAAGCGGAGGGCGGGGTTATCAAGCTGAAAGTGGAATATTCATTTAAAATTCCGGGCTACGGCTCCGACCGCATGGGTACGTCGCAGACGCGCAACGGGCTGATCTATGAAATGGCGCAGTGGTATCCGCGGATGTGCGTGTACGACGATGTTGAGGGCTGGAACGTACTGCCTTACCTGGGAGCGGGCGAGTTTTACCTGGAATACGGTGATTTTGAATACACCATCGATGTTCCCTGGAACCACATTGTTGTCGGCTCCGGCGAACTGCTAAACCCGCAGGAGGTTTTGACCGCCGAGCAGCAACGGCGGCTGGCGCAGGCCCGTAACAGCGATAAGACGGTGTTGCTGCGCACCAAAGATGAAGTCAACAGCCCGCAGAGCCGTCCGAAACAGTCGGGCCGATTGACCTGGCGATTTCGTTGCCAGAACGCCCGTGATGTAGCCTGGGCAACCTCCAAAGCCTTTGTGTGGGATGCGGCCCGGATTAATCTGCCGAGCGGAAAAAAAGCGCTGGCAATGTCGGCTTACCCGGTTGAAAGCGCTACGGACGATTCCTGGAACCGTTCGACGGAATACGTGAAAGGCTGTATTGAGTTTTATTCCGGTTACCTGGCCGAGTATACTTATCCGGTGGCCACGAACGTCGCTGGTGTTGTGGGCGGGATGGAGTACCCCGGTATTGTATTTTGTGACCGTCGCGACAAAAAAGAATCGCTCTGGGGCGTTACTGACCACGAATTTGGTCACAACTGGTTTCCGATGATCGTCGGGAATAACGAACGTAAATACGCCTGGATGGACGAAGGTTTCAACACGTTCATCAACATTCTCTCAACGGAAAACTTCAACAACGGCGAATACAACCGCCCGAAAGGAACGATGCACGACCTGGCCCCGGCGCTGTTCAACATCGACGAACCGATCATGACGATCCCGGACGTGCTGCAACCGCTGCATCTGGGCATTATGGGGTATTACAAACCGGGCATGGGCCTAAAACTGCTGCGGGACGTGGTACTGGGCCCGAAGCGCTTCGATTATGCGTTTAAAACGTACGTACAACGTTGGGCTTTCAAGCATCCGACGCCGTATGATTTCTTTCGGACGATTGAGGATGCCGCCGGGGAAGATTTGGGCTGGTTCTGGCGGGGGTATTTCTACGAAACCTGGAAGCTGGATCAGGCCGTAAAAGACGTGCGGTATGTGGATCAGGACCCGCAGAAAGGTTCAGTAATCACCATTGAGAACCTGGAGAAGTGGGCGATGCCGGTTACGGTCGAGGTAGAAGAAGTAGGCGGTAAAAAGACGCGGGTCAGCCTGCCTGTCGAAATCTGGCAGCGGGGCGGCACCTGGAGTTTCAAACAGCCAACCACCGCGCCAATCCGGTCGGTAACCATTGACCCGGATGAAAAACTGCCGGATATTAATCCGCGCAACAACACCTGGAAAAATAACAGCGCGTCTTCGAATTCGACGGCCAACTAAAAAAGAAGCGGGTAAGACTAACTTACCCGCTTCTTTTTTGGATCACACTATCTATACTTCAACGAGCATTGCACCAAACGAATACCCACCACCAAACACCGTTAGGACGATTTTTTCGCCTTTCTTGAAAATGGAGCGGTTTTCGGACAAGGCAATGGCGCAGCCCGCGCAACCCGTGTTCCCGAGTTTCTGAATGTTGGAAAGCAGCTTGGATTCGGGCAGTTTCAGCGTATTGATCACGTTCAGGCTGATGCGCAGGTTAGCCTGGTGCGGAATCAGGTAAGCCACATCGTCAATCGTCAGGTTGTGTTTCTCCAGCACCTGGACGCTTACTTTGGGCATGTACTGACAGGCGTGAATAAACACGTCGCGGCCGTGGGGCATGATAACGCCTTTTTCCAACGGTTTCAGCATGACGCCGGTGGTGGCTTTTCCGCTGGTCGCGGCCCCGCCCGTAATGATGGTCTGGATCGTCATGTCGTCCTCGCTGATGCGCTCTTTGGAGATCAGCAGAGCGGCTGCTCCGTCGCCCCACAAATGCCCCGACACCGTGTCTGATTCGTTGTTGTAAGCCGTATTATGCTCCGAAACAACCACCACCGCCAGGGAAGCTTTGTTCATGGCAAAATAGCCTTCTACCACTTCGACGGCGTTGATCAGCGATGAACAGGCGGTTGAGATCGAAACCACCGGGATATCGGCTACACCCAGATTGTGCTGGACAACGTGGGCCAGGGTGACAATGGTGTCGTATGGAGTGTAGGTAGCACCTACGATAAGGTCGATCTGAGAAGGAACAATCGTCGTTTGCTCGAACAGACGCCGGACGGCTTCCAGCGCCATAGTGTTTGTATTTTCGTCCGGTGCTGCTTTGCGACGTTCGTGGATACCGGTTCGTTCGATAATCCACTCGCTCGATAAACCGTTGAGCTTGGTAAAGTGTTCGTTGCCAACTACTTCGCTAGGAAGGTAATGGCTAACTGCATGAATATACATCATACGGAATGAAAGAAAGGAATCCGCTTACGTGATTCCACGCCGAAAATTAAGTATTTCCGGGAAAGCGTAGTATTAAAAATTAGAACAATACCATAACATCTTCCTTTCTTTATGAATTAGTTGTTAATGCAAATTACGACAAGGTTAAAAAACTGATTCCGTCTGCCCGTCGATGCGTTTAGTCGGTAGTCTGATTATAAATGTCCCGCAAAGAAAGAATAAAGATTGGAGGATCGCATGATCAAGGCATCTGCGGGCTTATTTTCTTTCATTAGTGAGATTCATAGAAAAAGGCAGAGAGATAAAAGCAAGGCGTTCAGAATACCTTACGCTTTGCCCTTACCTCTTTGCCCTGTGATCAAAACCGGTTAGTCAATTAAAACCGCCCGGCCACTCTGGACGTCGTTTTCGACTACCTTGTATTTAACGTCCCGTTTGATGGTGCCGTCCATGTACTGAACGCTCACTTTTTCGTTCCGGTTAGCCACTTTCACCGACCGCATCGGCGCCTGCTTTTCGGCAGTTGCCATCTTGCGGGCATACTCCTGCGGTCCACCGGCGACGGGCTCTTCGTGATCTTCTTTGTTGGTGTGCAGCTCCGGCTGCGGTTCCGGATGGCGCTGGGGCGGAGCCTGCCGAACCTCCTGCTCCACTTCCTCGGCTTCCTGGCCCGGAATGTCGGTTTTGGTCAGGAAACTAATTGTATCGAAATTGACCTTGCTCAAAAACCGTTTGAACAACTCCACCGATTCAAATTTATAAACCAGCAACGGGTCTTTCTGTTCAAAAACAGCGTTCTGCACCGATTGTTTCAGGTCGTCCATTTCGCGCAGGTGTTCCTTCCATTCCTGGTCGATCACCGACAGCGAAACGGCTTTTTCCATTTCCGTAATCAGTTCGCGGCCTTCCGTTTCAACGGTTTTGCGAAGGTTGGCAACCACGGTCAGCTCGCGCAGCCCGTCGGAGAACGGAACTACGATGTCCTGAATGGTAGCTCCCCGCTCTTCCAGAATGGATTGCAGAACCGGTCCGGACTTCTCGCGAATGGCAGTATTTTTATCGTGGTAGTGCCGATCAGCTTCTTCGTACAGCTTCTGCGCCAGTTCCTTGCTCTTCAGGCGGCTGAACTCTTCGCGGCTGATGGCGGTCTCAAACCCGAGGGCCGTCAGCGTTTGGAGTGCAAATTCGTCGTAGTTGCCTTCGTTGTTGTTTGCCAGGTCCTCGCAGACGTCGTACATCGTATTGGCGATGTCGAGGGCCAGCCGATCGCCGAACAGCGCGTTCCGACGGCGTTTGTAAATGGCCTCCCGCTGATAGTTCATCACGTCGTCGTATTCCAGCAGGCGTTTCCGAATTCCGAAGTTGTTTTCTTCGACTTTCTTCTGCGCCCGTTCGATGGACTTCGTAATCATTGAATGCTGAATTACTTCACCTTCTTCCAGACCCATCCGGTCCATGACTTTGGCAATCCGGTCGGAACCGAAAAGCCGCATCAGGCTGTCTTCCAGCGAGACGAAGAACTGCGTCGTACCGGGATCACCCTGACGACCGGCCCGACCGCGCAACTGGCGGTCAACGCGCCGGGATTCGTGCCGCTCCGTACCAACGATGGCCAGACCGCCCGCTGCCTTCGATTCCGGCGTCAGCTTGATGTCCGTTCCCCGACCGGCCATGTTCGTTGCAATCGTTACCGTTCCGGGCTTACCGGCTTCGGCCACAATTTCGGCCTCCCGCTGGTGTTGCTTGGCATTCAATACCTGGTGCGCAATTTTCCGCAGCGACAGCATCCGGCTTAACAATTCGGAGTTTTCAACGGAAGTGGTACCCACCAGCACCGGACGTCCTTTCTCAACGAGGCTGACGATCTCGTCAACCACGGCATTGTATTTTTCCCGCACCGAACGGTAGACTTTATCTTCCTCATCTTTCCGGACAATACCCCGGTTCGTCGGAATCACCACCACGTCCAGTTTGTAGATCGTCCAGAACTCCGACGCTTCGGTTTCGGCGGTACCGGTCATCCCGGCCAGTTTATGATACATGCGGAAGTAGTTCTGCAGCGTAACCGTTGCGTAAGTCTGCGTGGCATCTTCTACTTTCACGCCTTCTTTGGCTTCCACGGCCTGGTGCAATCCGTCGGACCACCGGCGGCCTTCCATGATCCGGCCCGTCTGCTCATCAACAATTTTGACCTTGCCATCCATAATGACGTAATCAACGTTGAGTTCAAACAGACAGTAGGCTTTCAGCAACTGGTTAACGGTATTGATCCGCTGGGTTTTTACCGAATAATCGCGGATGAGCGCTTCTTTGTGTAAGATTTTCTCTTTTTCCTCCAGCTCCGTGCTTTTGTCAATCGCGTTCATGTCAATCGACAGATCGGGCAGGATAAAGAAGTTGGGATCTTCGCCGGAACCGGTGATGTAATCAATTCCCTTTTCGGTAAGGTCGATGCTGTTGTGCCGCTCGTCGATCGTGAAGTACAACGGGGCATCGGCTTCAGGCATCAACTTCTGGTTTTCGGCCAGGTAGACCGATTCCGTTTTCTGGAGAACGGCCTTGATCCCCGTTTCACTCAGGTATTTGATCAACGGCTTGTATTTCGGCAGACCCCGGTGGGCGCGGAATAAGGCCAGACCGCCTTCTTTTTCGTCGCCGGCGGCAATTTTCTTTTTGGCCTCGTTCAGCAGGTCCTGAACCAGTTTGCGCTGAACTTCGGCGACGCGGGCAATGCGGGGCTTCAGTTCGGCAAACTCCTGTTCGTCACCGCGCGGCACGGGACCGGAAATGATCAACGGCGTCCGGGCGTCATCGATCAACACGGAGTCGACCTCATCGACCATGGCGTAATGGTGCTTGCGCTGAACCAGTTCGTCGACCCCCCGCGACATGTTATCGCGCAGGTAGTCGAAACCAAATTCGTTGTTGGTACCGTAAGTAATATCGGCCAGATACGCCTGTTTGCGGGAGAAGGAGTTGGGTTGGTGTTTATCGATGCAATCGACGCGCAAGCCGTGGAACTCGAACAGCGGGGCCATCCACTCGGAGTCGCGTTTCGCCAGGTAGTCGTTGACGGTTACGATATGAACTCCGCGACCGGCCAGGGCGTTCAGGTAAGCCGGGAACGTAGCAACCAGCGTTTTACCTTCCCCGGTTGCCATCTCCGAAATTTTACCCTGGTGCAATACCGTACCCCCGATGATCTGCACATCGTAGTGGACCATGTCCCACTTGATCTGGGTTCCGGCGGCATCCCAGCTATTGGCCCAGTAGGCTTTATCGCCGGTGATGGTAATGTGTTTTTTGCGGGCGGCAAATTCACGGTCGAATTCAGTAGCGGTTACCTCCAGCTGCTCGTTTTCCTTAAACCGTTTAGCCGTTTCTTTCACAACGGCAAACGCCTGCGGCAGAATATCGAGCAAAACCACTTCCAGTTCCTTGTTCCGGTCGGCTTCCAGTTTATCGATCTGGTTGAAGATGCGTTGTTTGGCATCCACGTCCAGATCAGGCTGATCGGCTACCTGCTTTTGAAGATCGGCGAGCTGGGTATCGATCGGCTGCAACCGTTGCGCAATAACCTGCTTGAGTTCAACCGTTGCGTTTCGAAGCTGATCGTTGGAAAGAGACTGTAATTTTTGAAACTCAGCGTTTACTTTGTCGACGTACGGGAGCAGTTCGCGAATGTCCCGATCCGACTTAGTACCGAAGAGTTTGGTAATGCCCTTTGTTATGAGGTTAATCATTCTAAGTATCTATTAAACGAAAGTTTCAATAAAGTTCTGCAAAATTAGGGGTTTACGCCATAGAATAGTAACAATTTCTGAATCAGTTTCATTGCGTACCACCCTGAGATTTTGGATAAACGGTCTTACAAAGGAATAAATCGTCATTCCTGGCCTTGTCCATTCACTAAATGATTAAAGAAACTTAATGATAAAATCATCCGAAGAAACCTTAAAATAAGTATTTATGCGTGGTAAGTTGTCCGATTAACGTCCGTTTTACGCACACAACGGTATTTCAACTATAACGGCATGGAAAAGCTGAATGTATTGCTCTGGAATATGGAGTGGATGAATGACCTGTTTGACAGCAGCGGTACCTTTCGGCCGGATGATGCCGTTCCGCAGCATGCGCCGGACACCACCGTGCGGACCCGTCGGACCCAGCTGTCGGGCGTTATTGCGGAAATAGACCCGGATGTGGTGATTGTTGTCGAAGGGCCAAACACCGATAAGGAACTGCAACTGTTTTTTGATACGGACATAACCGGCACCTGGATCACGAAAGTACAACCCACCAAAGGGTCCTCCCAACTCGTTGGCTGTGCCATCCGGACCGACCGGGGTAAGTTCGATGCGGCAAATCCACTGAAGTTTTTCGATACCGCCAACAAAGACCAATTTCCCGAGTTTCAGCCGTTTGACATCGATACCGAAGACGACGGTGTAATCGAACGCTACCGCTTTGAGCGCTCTCCCTTGTACGTGGAGCTTCGGACGGCGGGTGGCCATTCTGTCCGGTTTCTGGGACTGCACCTGAAGAGCAAGGGCATTTTCGACGCCTACGAATGGAGCAAATGGTGGGAGGTGGCCGACGCCAACCGCCGAAAGCTGCTGGCGCAGGCTACGCAGATTCGGCTGAACTTCCTGAACAAATACCTGCTGAACGAGGACACCCGAAACATTCCGCTGATTGTCTGTGGCGACATCAACGACGGCCCCGGCCTGGATGCTAGTGAGAAACGAATTTTGGGCAGCGGCATCGAACGGTTGATGGGGACGGTCTGGTATCCCGCCCTGTGTCTGGGCAACGCCCTGTTTGATTACTGCCTGACGCCCGCCGATCGGCTGAATCTGCGGTTCGAAAAAATTTATACGACTTCTTTTCGTGACCCGATTTTCAACAACACCTGGCATAAAGAGTGGATCGACCACGTGTTGTATTCCCGAAACCGTCCACAACCCTGGGTAACCAGTGCCCGGATTTACACCGAAATGCCCGATGGTCGGAAGATCTGGGATAAGTACCCCCATGCTTCCGATCACATGCCGGTTTCGGTGGAAATTAGTTTGTAAACCTGAACGTAAAATTGCTTGAGGTTGAAAAGCTGGCGGAAGGGTTGTAAGTTGGTATGAAATTTTGGCGGGATTATGTTGGATTCTGCCGATTCAAATTCATCCTGATCATTCCTGAACCCTCATGACAACTTCCCGCAGAAAATTTCTCCGGCAATCTTCCCAGTTAGCCACCGGCGTTGGCTTGGCAACGGCCCTCCCGGCCGATGTGTTGGCTTCACACCCCCAAACCGCTCCGGGCGACGAGATCCGGGTGGGCCTGATCGGCTGCAACAGCATGGGCTGGTCCGACCTGAACTCCATGCTCAAACACCCGGGTGTTCGCTGCCTGGCTTTATGCGATGTTGACAGCAATGTGCTGAACAAACGGGCCGCCGAGCTGGAGAAAATGTCTGGCAAGAAGCCGGTTTTATACAGTGATTTTCGGAAGTTGCTGGAAAACAAAGACATTGATGCCGTGATCATCGGCACACCCGACCACTGGCATTGCCTGCAAACCGTCTACGCCTGTCAGGCCGGGAAGGATGTGTACGTGGAAAAACCGATGGCCAATTCCATTGAGGAGTGCAACCTGATGGTGGAAGC
This Larkinella insperata DNA region includes the following protein-coding sequences:
- a CDS encoding endonuclease/exonuclease/phosphatase family protein, encoding MEKLNVLLWNMEWMNDLFDSSGTFRPDDAVPQHAPDTTVRTRRTQLSGVIAEIDPDVVIVVEGPNTDKELQLFFDTDITGTWITKVQPTKGSSQLVGCAIRTDRGKFDAANPLKFFDTANKDQFPEFQPFDIDTEDDGVIERYRFERSPLYVELRTAGGHSVRFLGLHLKSKGIFDAYEWSKWWEVADANRRKLLAQATQIRLNFLNKYLLNEDTRNIPLIVCGDINDGPGLDASEKRILGSGIERLMGTVWYPALCLGNALFDYCLTPADRLNLRFEKIYTTSFRDPIFNNTWHKEWIDHVLYSRNRPQPWVTSARIYTEMPDGRKIWDKYPHASDHMPVSVEISL